A genomic window from Micromonospora sp. WMMA1947 includes:
- the ftsE gene encoding cell division ATP-binding protein FtsE: protein MIQLEQVTKTYPKASRPSLDNVSVSIEKGEFVFFIGPSGSGKSTIIKLLLHEVTPNKGRVVVNGKDVTSMRSWKRPHFRRSIGCVFQDFRLLPNRTAYENVAFALEVIGKTKAVARRVVPEVLELVGLGGKEHRYPHELSGGEQQRVAVARAFVNRPLILLADEPTGNLDPDTSIEIMRLLDRINRTGTTVVMVTHDSNIVNQMRRRVIEIESGRIVRDQARGVYG, encoded by the coding sequence GTGATTCAGCTTGAGCAAGTGACGAAGACGTACCCGAAGGCGTCCCGGCCTTCGCTCGACAACGTGTCCGTCTCGATCGAGAAGGGCGAGTTCGTCTTCTTCATCGGTCCATCCGGCTCCGGCAAGTCCACCATCATCAAGTTGCTGCTGCACGAGGTCACGCCCAACAAGGGCCGGGTCGTCGTCAACGGCAAGGACGTCACGTCGATGCGTTCCTGGAAGCGACCCCACTTCCGGCGTTCCATCGGCTGCGTCTTCCAGGACTTCCGGTTGCTGCCGAACCGCACGGCGTACGAGAACGTGGCGTTCGCGCTGGAGGTGATCGGTAAGACGAAGGCGGTCGCCCGCCGGGTCGTGCCGGAGGTGCTGGAGCTGGTCGGTCTCGGCGGCAAGGAGCACCGCTACCCGCACGAGCTGTCCGGTGGTGAGCAGCAGCGTGTCGCGGTGGCCCGGGCGTTCGTCAACCGGCCGCTGATCCTGCTGGCCGACGAGCCGACCGGAAACCTGGACCCGGACACCTCGATCGAGATCATGCGCCTGCTGGACCGGATCAACCGCACCGGCACGACCGTCGTGATGGTCACGCACGACTCCAACATCGTGAACCAGATGCGGCGCCGGGTCATCGAGATCGAGAGCGGCCGCATCGTGCGCGACCAGGCCCGGGGCGTCTACGGCTGA
- the prfB gene encoding peptide chain release factor 2 encodes MTAADYAEQLKELDATLRNIEAVLDLDKLREQKARLEQEASAPDLWDDQAKAQQVTSQLSYVNGEITKLGDLRSRLDDAGVLLELAQAEDDPGVLTEVESEIAGLTKAIQEMEVRTLLSGEYDSREALVAIRAGAGGVDAADFAEMLLRMYLRWAERHGYPTEVYETSYAEEAGLKSATFTVKVPYAYGTLSVESGTHRLVRISPFDNQGRRQTSFAGVEVLPVTEQTDHIDIPENEVRVDVYRSSGPGGQSVNTTDSAVRLTHIPTGIVVTCQNEKSQLQNKASAMRVLQARLLERKRQEEEEKLAGLKTGSTSSWGDQMRSYVLHPYQMVKDLRTEQETGNPSSVFDGDLDSFIEAGIRWRKQQQLSADSA; translated from the coding sequence GTGACCGCTGCCGATTACGCCGAACAGCTCAAGGAACTCGACGCCACGCTGCGCAACATCGAGGCTGTGCTCGACCTCGACAAGCTGCGCGAGCAGAAGGCCCGGCTGGAGCAGGAGGCCTCCGCGCCCGACCTCTGGGACGACCAGGCCAAGGCGCAGCAGGTGACGTCGCAGCTGTCGTACGTCAACGGCGAGATCACCAAGCTCGGTGACCTGCGCTCCCGGCTCGACGACGCCGGGGTGTTGCTGGAGCTGGCCCAGGCCGAGGACGACCCGGGCGTGCTGACCGAGGTCGAGTCGGAGATCGCCGGGCTGACCAAGGCCATCCAGGAGATGGAGGTCCGCACGCTGCTCTCCGGCGAGTACGACTCGCGGGAGGCGCTCGTCGCGATCCGGGCCGGCGCCGGTGGCGTGGACGCCGCCGACTTCGCCGAGATGCTGCTGCGGATGTACCTGCGCTGGGCCGAGCGGCACGGCTACCCGACCGAGGTCTACGAGACCTCGTACGCCGAGGAGGCGGGCCTGAAGTCGGCCACCTTCACGGTGAAGGTGCCCTACGCCTACGGCACGCTGAGCGTGGAGTCCGGCACGCACCGGCTGGTGCGGATCAGCCCGTTCGACAACCAGGGCCGCCGGCAGACCAGCTTCGCCGGGGTCGAGGTGCTGCCGGTCACCGAGCAGACCGACCACATCGACATCCCGGAGAACGAGGTCCGGGTGGACGTCTACCGGTCCTCCGGGCCGGGTGGGCAGAGCGTCAACACCACCGACTCGGCGGTGCGGCTGACCCACATCCCCACCGGCATCGTGGTGACCTGCCAGAACGAGAAGTCCCAGCTGCAGAACAAGGCCTCCGCGATGCGGGTGCTCCAGGCCCGGCTGCTGGAGCGCAAGCGGCAGGAGGAGGAGGAGAAGCTGGCCGGCCTGAAGACCGGCAGCACCAGCTCGTGGGGCGACCAGATGCGCTCGTACGTCCTGCACCCGTATCAGATGGTGAAGGATCTGCGTACCGAACAGGAGACGGGCAATCCGTCCTCGGTCTTCGACGGTGACCTGGACAGCTTCATCGAGGCGGGAATCCGCTGGCGGAAGCAGCAGCAGCTCAGCGCTGACAGTGCGTGA
- a CDS encoding PadR family transcriptional regulator → MAESGVNPTAAALLGLLHDGPMTGGQLMAAAERRLAPYWSMTRSQVYRELPVLAEKGLVRLGKPGPRMSQPYALTAAGKRTFSRWLAENPGKDTIRNPIALRIAFGNLHSSSQLKNLYASANEYHTEALAAVREQVKNAKKEGDSYDASALEFAVAYHKAALSWLKTAPVG, encoded by the coding sequence ATGGCGGAATCCGGAGTCAACCCGACGGCAGCAGCTCTGCTCGGTCTGCTGCACGACGGCCCGATGACTGGCGGCCAGTTGATGGCCGCCGCTGAGCGCCGGCTGGCGCCGTACTGGTCGATGACCCGCAGTCAGGTCTACCGGGAGCTGCCGGTCCTGGCCGAGAAGGGTCTGGTGCGTCTCGGTAAGCCCGGGCCGCGGATGAGCCAGCCGTACGCGCTGACGGCGGCCGGGAAACGGACATTCTCCCGCTGGCTGGCGGAGAATCCCGGCAAGGACACCATCCGTAACCCGATAGCGCTACGGATCGCGTTCGGCAACCTGCACTCGTCGAGCCAGCTCAAGAACCTGTACGCCTCGGCGAACGAGTACCACACCGAGGCCCTGGCGGCGGTGCGGGAGCAGGTCAAGAACGCCAAGAAGGAAGGCGACAGCTACGACGCCAGCGCGCTGGAGTTCGCCGTCGCCTACCACAAGGCGGCGCTGTCCTGGCTGAAGACCGCGCCGGTCGGCTGA
- the pruA gene encoding L-glutamate gamma-semialdehyde dehydrogenase, protein MDAVFSVPEPLNEPVHNYEPGSADRERLQRRLAELAAERIELPMTIAGERRMAGGASIDVVQPHKHAHVLGVTGHATHDDARAAVQAAKDAAPMWRALPFEERAAIFLRAADLLAGPWRDTLNAATMLGQSKTAVQAEIDSACELIDFLRFNVHFARRLLAEQPLSSSGVWNRLDHRPLEGFVYAITPFNFTAIAGNLPSAPAMLGNTVVWKPSPTQQFAAHFTMRLFEAAGLPPGVINMVTGRGEEVSEVVLADPDLAGIHFTGSTKVFQHLWKTVGDNIARYRGYPRLVGETGGKDFVVAHTSADVDALHTALIRGAYEYQGQKCSAASRAYVPRSIWEAGLRDRLAATADSLTYGDVTDFSNFGGAVIDDKAFGRHTAALELIKGDDSCRILAGGTADDSVGWFVRPTLFECSDAAHETFTTEYFGPILGVHVFDDARFDEVVAQAESIAPYALTGSIFATDRRVVDQVAEKMRYAAGNFYINDKPTGAVVGQQPFGGARASGTNDKAGSWHNLVRWMSPRTIKETFVPPTDHGYPHMG, encoded by the coding sequence ATGGACGCCGTGTTCTCCGTACCCGAGCCGCTCAACGAGCCGGTGCATAACTACGAGCCCGGCAGCGCCGACCGGGAACGGCTCCAGCGGCGGCTGGCTGAACTGGCCGCCGAGCGGATCGAGCTGCCGATGACGATCGCCGGCGAGCGGCGGATGGCCGGCGGCGCGTCGATCGACGTGGTGCAGCCGCACAAGCACGCGCACGTCCTCGGCGTCACCGGGCACGCCACCCACGACGACGCCCGCGCCGCCGTGCAGGCCGCCAAGGACGCCGCCCCGATGTGGCGCGCGCTGCCGTTCGAGGAGCGGGCCGCGATCTTCCTGCGCGCGGCCGACCTGCTGGCCGGCCCCTGGCGGGACACGCTCAACGCGGCCACCATGCTCGGTCAGTCCAAGACCGCCGTCCAGGCCGAGATCGACTCGGCGTGCGAGCTGATCGACTTCCTCCGCTTCAACGTGCACTTCGCCCGGCGGCTCCTGGCCGAGCAGCCGCTGTCCTCGTCCGGGGTCTGGAACCGCCTCGACCACCGGCCGCTGGAGGGCTTCGTCTACGCGATCACCCCGTTCAACTTCACCGCGATCGCCGGCAACCTGCCGTCCGCGCCGGCCATGCTCGGCAACACGGTGGTCTGGAAGCCGTCCCCGACGCAGCAGTTCGCGGCGCACTTCACCATGCGCCTGTTCGAGGCCGCCGGCCTGCCGCCCGGCGTGATCAACATGGTCACCGGGCGCGGCGAGGAGGTCTCCGAGGTGGTCCTCGCCGACCCGGATCTCGCCGGCATCCACTTCACCGGCTCGACGAAGGTGTTCCAGCACCTGTGGAAGACCGTCGGCGACAACATCGCCCGCTACCGGGGCTACCCCCGGCTGGTCGGCGAGACCGGCGGCAAGGACTTCGTGGTGGCGCACACCAGCGCCGACGTGGACGCGCTGCACACCGCGCTGATCCGGGGCGCCTACGAGTACCAGGGGCAGAAGTGCTCGGCCGCCTCGCGGGCGTACGTCCCGCGCTCGATCTGGGAGGCTGGGCTGCGCGACCGGCTCGCCGCCACCGCCGACTCGCTTACCTACGGCGACGTGACCGACTTCAGCAACTTCGGCGGCGCGGTGATCGACGACAAGGCGTTCGGCCGGCACACCGCCGCGCTGGAGCTGATCAAGGGTGACGACTCCTGCCGCATCCTGGCCGGGGGCACCGCCGACGACTCGGTCGGCTGGTTCGTCCGGCCGACGCTGTTCGAGTGCTCCGACGCCGCGCACGAGACGTTCACCACCGAGTACTTCGGGCCGATCCTCGGCGTGCACGTCTTCGACGACGCCCGCTTCGACGAGGTGGTCGCCCAGGCCGAGTCGATCGCGCCGTACGCGCTGACCGGGTCGATCTTCGCGACCGATCGCCGGGTGGTCGACCAGGTGGCGGAGAAGATGCGGTACGCGGCGGGCAACTTCTACATCAACGACAAGCCGACCGGCGCGGTGGTCGGGCAGCAGCCGTTCGGCGGCGCCCGGGCCAGCGGCACCAACGACAAGGCGGGTTCCTGGCACAACCTGGTCCGCTGGATGTCGCCGCGGACGATCAAGGAGACGTTCGTTCCGCCGACCGATCACGGCTACCCGCACATGGGCTGA
- a CDS encoding helix-turn-helix domain-containing protein: MESRFLLLSDVAAELNVSDSQVYHMVRSGELPAIKIGGRGQWRVERARLEEYIERKYAETAEWVRGNPLGDRDDE, from the coding sequence GTGGAGTCGAGGTTCCTGCTGCTGTCCGACGTCGCCGCCGAGCTGAACGTCTCGGACTCGCAGGTCTACCACATGGTCCGCAGCGGCGAACTGCCCGCGATCAAGATCGGCGGCCGGGGCCAGTGGCGGGTCGAGCGCGCCCGGCTGGAGGAATACATCGAGCGCAAGTACGCCGAGACCGCCGAGTGGGTACGCGGCAACCCGCTCGGCGACCGGGACGACGAGTGA
- a CDS encoding Rv3235 family protein: MVDTRRPRATRPPVRLRPAPPLDPPCVDEEPLWSPVGQLTLDLTDPRRGAPARPAGRAPDPAVAWPRWTGTPASALASATPEGARAAHRFVRTFLEIVNGFRPPGQLRPLCVPESAGPVAAELTRAARRVTPVRRRTARPALLLRRLRVCEPRAGAVEATAVFAGAGGASWAVAIRLERRRGTWLCLVLDVL; encoded by the coding sequence ATGGTCGACACCCGCCGTCCCCGCGCAACCCGCCCGCCGGTCCGTCTCCGGCCCGCCCCGCCGCTCGACCCGCCCTGCGTCGACGAGGAGCCGCTGTGGAGTCCCGTCGGGCAGCTCACCCTCGACCTGACCGATCCGCGCCGAGGTGCCCCCGCACGCCCCGCCGGTCGCGCCCCGGACCCGGCGGTCGCCTGGCCACGCTGGACCGGCACCCCCGCGTCAGCCCTCGCGTCCGCCACGCCCGAGGGAGCCCGGGCCGCGCACCGGTTCGTCCGCACCTTCCTGGAGATCGTCAACGGCTTCCGGCCACCCGGCCAGCTCCGGCCGCTCTGCGTGCCCGAGTCGGCCGGCCCGGTCGCGGCCGAGCTGACCCGGGCGGCCCGCCGGGTGACCCCGGTCCGCCGCCGTACCGCCCGGCCAGCCCTGCTGCTGCGGCGCCTGCGGGTCTGCGAACCCCGAGCGGGTGCGGTCGAGGCCACCGCCGTGTTCGCCGGCGCCGGTGGCGCGAGCTGGGCCGTCGCGATACGCCTGGAACGCCGCCGAGGCACCTGGCTGTGCCTCGTCCTCGACGTCCTCTGA
- the secA gene encoding preprotein translocase subunit SecA, with product MSILEKFLRAGEGRMVRRLKAIAAAVNSIEDDYVNLSDDELSAMTEQFKERLEDGETLDDLLPEAFAVCREAASRVLGQRPYDVQVMGGAALHFGNIAEMKTGEGKTLTSVMPVYLNALAGKGVHVITVNDYLAERDAAWMGRVHEFLGLRVGVVLPNRPASEHRAAYECDITYGTNNEFGFDYLRDNMAWSKDELVQRGHFFAVVDEVDSILIDEARTPLIISGPAEHSARWYQEFATVVARLQPGTDGEGDYEVDYAKRTIAITERGVAKVEDRLGIDNLYESVNTPLVGYLNNAIKAKELYKRDKDYIVNDGEVLIVDEFTGRILHGRRYNEGMHQAIEAKEGVEIKQENQTLATITLQNYFRLYEKLSGMTGTAQTEAGEFNKVYKVGVVTIPTHRPMVRLDRPDVIYKTEKAKFNAVVEDIAERHEQGQPVLVGTVSVENSEILSHMLRRRGIPHSVLNAKFHAKEAEIVAQAGRKGAVTVATNMAGRGTDILLGGNPEFLAANELRQRGLDPVEQPEEYAKALEEILPTWKQACDAEAEEVAAAGGLYVLGTERHESRRIDNQLRGRAGRQGDPGESRFYLSLQDELMKRFRAGAVEAVMDRFNIPEDVPIESKMVTRQIRSAQAQIEGQNAEIRKNVLKYDEVLNKQRQVIYAERLRVLNGEDLSDQVRNMIDDVVTAYVVGATSDGYAEDWDLEQLWSSLKQLYPVGITIDELEEEVGSRSGIDQDFLLARLKEDAHAAYDKREENLGEEAVRQLERMVLLQVIDRKWREHLYEMDYLQEGISLRAYAQRDPVIEYQREGFDMFASMMDGIKEETVGFLYNLEVQVEEAEPEAEEVALLEKPVEIRAKGLNRAPQQQGLQYSAPSVDGEAGRGAPVIERPEQQAPALGIGQQSSERPAASTSRRTPGAAAGASGQAVAASTARRAAPGQVDGGEGPSRNAPCPCGSGRKYKRCHGSPNGGN from the coding sequence GTGTCGATTCTGGAAAAGTTCCTTCGCGCCGGCGAGGGCCGCATGGTGCGTCGGCTGAAGGCCATCGCTGCCGCCGTCAACTCGATCGAGGACGACTACGTCAACCTCAGCGACGACGAGCTGAGCGCCATGACCGAGCAGTTCAAGGAGCGGCTCGAGGATGGCGAGACCCTCGACGACCTGCTGCCCGAGGCGTTCGCGGTGTGCCGCGAGGCCGCCTCGCGGGTGCTCGGCCAGCGCCCCTACGACGTCCAGGTGATGGGTGGCGCGGCGCTGCACTTCGGCAACATCGCCGAGATGAAGACCGGTGAGGGCAAGACGCTCACCTCGGTCATGCCGGTCTACCTGAACGCGCTCGCCGGCAAGGGCGTGCACGTGATCACCGTGAACGACTACCTGGCCGAGCGCGACGCCGCCTGGATGGGCCGCGTCCACGAGTTCCTCGGCCTGCGCGTCGGCGTGGTGCTGCCCAACCGGCCCGCGAGCGAGCACCGCGCGGCCTACGAGTGCGACATCACCTACGGCACGAACAACGAGTTCGGCTTCGACTACCTGCGCGACAACATGGCCTGGTCGAAGGACGAGCTGGTCCAGCGCGGCCACTTCTTCGCCGTGGTCGACGAGGTCGACTCGATCCTGATCGACGAGGCGCGTACCCCGCTGATCATCTCCGGTCCGGCCGAGCACTCCGCCCGGTGGTACCAGGAGTTCGCCACGGTGGTGGCCCGGCTCCAGCCCGGCACCGACGGCGAGGGCGACTACGAGGTCGACTACGCCAAGCGCACCATCGCGATCACCGAGCGCGGCGTGGCCAAGGTGGAGGACCGCCTGGGCATCGACAACCTCTACGAGTCGGTGAACACCCCGCTGGTGGGCTACCTGAACAACGCGATCAAGGCCAAGGAGCTCTACAAGCGCGACAAGGACTACATCGTCAACGACGGTGAGGTCCTGATCGTCGACGAGTTCACCGGCCGCATCCTGCACGGCCGCCGCTACAACGAGGGCATGCACCAGGCGATCGAGGCCAAGGAGGGGGTGGAGATCAAGCAGGAGAACCAGACCCTGGCCACCATCACCCTCCAGAACTACTTCCGCCTCTACGAGAAGCTCTCCGGCATGACCGGTACCGCCCAGACCGAGGCGGGCGAGTTCAACAAGGTCTACAAGGTCGGCGTCGTGACCATCCCGACGCACCGGCCGATGGTCCGGCTCGACCGGCCCGACGTCATCTACAAGACCGAGAAGGCCAAGTTCAACGCCGTCGTCGAGGACATCGCCGAGCGGCACGAGCAGGGCCAGCCGGTGCTGGTCGGCACCGTCTCGGTGGAGAACTCCGAGATCCTGTCGCACATGCTGCGCCGCCGCGGCATCCCGCACTCGGTGCTGAACGCGAAGTTCCACGCCAAGGAAGCGGAGATCGTCGCGCAGGCCGGGCGCAAGGGCGCGGTCACCGTCGCGACCAACATGGCCGGCCGTGGTACGGACATCCTGCTCGGCGGCAACCCCGAGTTCCTCGCCGCGAACGAGCTGCGCCAGCGCGGGCTCGACCCGGTCGAGCAGCCGGAGGAGTACGCCAAGGCTCTGGAGGAGATCCTTCCGACCTGGAAGCAGGCGTGCGACGCCGAGGCGGAGGAGGTGGCCGCCGCCGGTGGGCTCTACGTGCTGGGCACCGAGCGGCACGAGTCCCGCCGGATCGACAACCAGCTGCGCGGTCGCGCCGGCCGGCAGGGTGACCCGGGCGAGTCCCGCTTCTACCTGTCGCTACAGGACGAGCTGATGAAGCGCTTCCGGGCCGGCGCGGTCGAGGCGGTGATGGACCGCTTCAACATCCCGGAGGACGTGCCCATCGAGTCGAAGATGGTCACCCGCCAGATCAGGAGCGCCCAGGCCCAGATCGAGGGCCAGAACGCCGAGATCCGCAAGAACGTCCTCAAGTACGACGAGGTGCTGAACAAGCAGCGCCAGGTGATCTACGCCGAGCGCCTCCGGGTGCTCAACGGTGAGGACCTGTCCGACCAGGTCCGCAACATGATCGACGACGTGGTGACCGCGTACGTGGTCGGCGCGACGAGCGACGGCTACGCCGAGGACTGGGACCTCGAGCAGCTCTGGTCGAGCCTGAAGCAGCTCTACCCGGTCGGGATCACCATCGACGAGCTGGAGGAGGAGGTCGGTTCCCGCTCCGGCATCGACCAGGACTTCCTGCTCGCCCGCCTCAAGGAGGACGCGCACGCCGCGTACGACAAGCGTGAGGAGAACCTCGGCGAGGAGGCGGTACGCCAGCTCGAGCGCATGGTCCTGCTCCAGGTGATCGACCGTAAGTGGCGCGAGCACCTCTACGAGATGGACTACCTCCAGGAGGGCATCAGCCTGCGGGCGTACGCCCAGCGCGACCCGGTCATCGAGTACCAGCGCGAGGGCTTCGACATGTTCGCCTCCATGATGGACGGCATCAAGGAGGAGACGGTCGGCTTCCTCTACAACCTGGAGGTGCAGGTCGAGGAGGCGGAGCCGGAGGCCGAGGAGGTCGCACTGCTGGAGAAGCCGGTGGAGATCCGGGCCAAGGGTCTCAACCGCGCGCCGCAGCAGCAGGGCCTGCAGTACTCCGCACCGTCGGTGGACGGCGAGGCCGGCCGGGGAGCCCCGGTGATCGAGCGGCCCGAGCAGCAGGCGCCGGCGCTCGGCATCGGCCAGCAGTCCTCCGAGCGCCCGGCCGCCTCCACGTCGCGCCGCACGCCGGGTGCGGCGGCCGGGGCGAGCGGCCAGGCGGTCGCCGCGAGCACCGCCCGGCGGGCCGCCCCGGGCCAGGTCGACGGCGGCGAGGGCCCGTCCCGTAACGCGCCCTGCCCGTGTGGCTCGGGCCGCAAGTACAAGCGCTGCCACGGTTCGCCCAACGGCGGCAACTGA
- a CDS encoding GNAT family N-acetyltransferase translates to MEPVEIIEDGLLLRPWRAEDADAVYRACQDPDIQRWTTVPRPYLPEHATEYVTTISATAWAEGTGALFAVCDAGTGELLASFGLVSVDRARDSAEVGYWTAPWARGRGVAVRATRALARWAFDALKLRRLTWQAEIGNHASRLVALRAGFRIEGELRLAHPSEGGRPEGWIGSLLPGEVAAAGDPVPYGPDTLQARRAAVFGRPQPVLFATAGATELRLRALEERDLAAVTRTCQDEQTIRWTTVPHPYRPEHAEGFLRDLVRPAWARGTAATFAVADPDDTYVASIDLRILPNDPLVADVGYMTAPHARGRGYLPAALTAVCAWGFTTLGLARIEWRANVGNTASRRAAEKAGFTVEGTLRGGVQHRGERQDVWIGALLPGDLT, encoded by the coding sequence ATGGAGCCTGTGGAGATCATCGAGGACGGCCTGCTGCTGCGCCCGTGGCGTGCGGAGGACGCCGACGCGGTGTACCGCGCCTGCCAGGATCCGGACATCCAGCGCTGGACCACCGTACCTCGCCCGTACCTGCCGGAGCACGCGACCGAGTACGTCACCACGATCAGCGCCACCGCCTGGGCCGAGGGCACCGGGGCGCTGTTCGCGGTCTGCGACGCCGGCACCGGTGAGCTGCTCGCCTCGTTCGGCCTGGTCTCCGTCGACCGCGCGCGGGACTCGGCCGAGGTGGGCTACTGGACCGCGCCGTGGGCCCGGGGCCGGGGCGTCGCGGTCCGCGCCACCCGCGCGCTCGCCCGCTGGGCGTTCGACGCGCTCAAGCTGCGCCGGCTCACCTGGCAGGCCGAGATCGGCAACCACGCCTCCCGGCTGGTCGCGCTGCGCGCCGGCTTCCGGATCGAGGGTGAGCTGCGTTTGGCCCACCCCTCCGAGGGTGGCCGGCCCGAGGGCTGGATCGGCTCGCTGCTCCCCGGCGAGGTCGCCGCTGCGGGCGACCCGGTCCCCTACGGCCCGGACACGCTCCAGGCCCGCCGCGCGGCGGTCTTCGGCCGGCCGCAGCCGGTCCTGTTCGCCACCGCCGGGGCCACCGAGCTGCGACTGCGGGCGCTGGAGGAACGCGACCTGGCCGCGGTGACCCGTACCTGCCAGGACGAGCAGACGATCCGCTGGACCACGGTGCCGCACCCGTACCGGCCGGAGCACGCGGAGGGTTTCCTGCGCGACCTGGTGCGCCCGGCCTGGGCGCGGGGCACCGCCGCGACGTTCGCCGTGGCCGACCCGGACGACACCTACGTCGCCTCGATCGACCTGCGCATCCTCCCCAACGACCCGCTGGTGGCCGACGTGGGCTACATGACCGCGCCGCACGCCCGCGGCCGGGGCTACCTGCCGGCCGCGCTCACCGCTGTCTGCGCCTGGGGCTTCACCACGCTCGGCCTGGCCCGGATCGAGTGGCGCGCGAACGTGGGCAACACCGCCTCCCGGCGGGCCGCCGAGAAGGCCGGTTTCACCGTCGAGGGCACGCTGCGCGGCGGCGTCCAGCACCGCGGCGAGCGGCAGGACGTCTGGATCGGCGCCCTGCTGCCGGGTGACCTGACGTGA
- a CDS encoding GNAT family N-acetyltransferase, with protein MTPETIEGYGVRLRPCHLADVPDMVAGCADPEIRRFMPLLPDPYDEDAARWWITEGAPAAWAAGGSAYTIADPDSDRLLGSIGLTRLSAERATYEIGYWVGPAARGRGVATAATRLLTERAFAAGAARLELLTRTENVASQRIALACGYRHEGVRRAAGTDAGGVRQDLIAWVRVADDPPGPVARLLPDLPDGRLTDGVVTLRPVEPADTDALYRLHSLPEVVANRVPPVPPQRAALARRCRLAASRWLAGEAADLAILDAATGAVVGGCALFYDEPATGQAMIGYSLLPEARGRGLAARTVRLVAGWAFGIGVARLWAGTRPDNIASQRVLERAGFRREGLLRGRLPGPDGVRVDSVVYGRLAADEN; from the coding sequence GTGACGCCGGAGACGATCGAGGGGTACGGCGTACGGCTGCGGCCGTGCCACCTCGCGGACGTACCGGACATGGTGGCCGGGTGCGCCGACCCGGAGATCCGCCGGTTCATGCCCCTGCTGCCCGATCCCTACGACGAAGACGCCGCCCGCTGGTGGATCACCGAGGGCGCGCCGGCCGCGTGGGCGGCGGGTGGGTCCGCGTACACGATCGCCGACCCGGACAGCGACCGGCTGCTCGGCAGCATCGGTCTGACCCGGCTCAGCGCGGAGCGGGCGACGTACGAGATCGGCTACTGGGTGGGACCGGCGGCGCGCGGCCGGGGTGTGGCCACGGCCGCCACCCGGCTGCTGACCGAGCGGGCGTTCGCCGCCGGGGCGGCCCGGCTGGAACTGCTGACCCGGACCGAGAACGTGGCGAGCCAGCGCATTGCCCTGGCCTGCGGCTACCGGCACGAGGGCGTACGCCGGGCGGCGGGCACGGACGCGGGCGGCGTACGCCAGGATCTGATCGCCTGGGTGCGGGTGGCCGACGACCCGCCCGGGCCGGTCGCCCGCCTGCTGCCGGACCTGCCGGACGGCCGGCTCACCGACGGCGTGGTGACGCTGCGCCCGGTGGAGCCGGCGGACACGGACGCGCTGTACCGGCTGCACTCGCTGCCGGAGGTGGTGGCGAACCGGGTGCCGCCGGTGCCGCCGCAGCGGGCGGCGCTCGCGCGCCGCTGCCGGCTGGCGGCGAGCCGCTGGCTGGCCGGCGAGGCCGCCGACCTGGCGATCCTCGACGCTGCCACCGGCGCTGTGGTGGGCGGCTGCGCGTTGTTCTACGACGAGCCCGCCACCGGCCAGGCGATGATCGGCTACAGCCTGCTGCCCGAGGCGCGCGGGCGCGGGCTGGCGGCCCGGACGGTCCGGCTGGTCGCCGGGTGGGCGTTCGGCATCGGGGTGGCCCGGCTCTGGGCCGGCACACGGCCGGACAACATCGCCTCGCAGCGGGTGCTGGAACGGGCCGGCTTCCGGCGGGAAGGGCTGTTGCGCGGCCGGCTGCCGGGCCCGGACGGCGTCCGCGTCGACTCGGTGGTCTACGGCCGGCTGGCCGCCGACGAGAACTGA
- the raiA gene encoding ribosome-associated translation inhibitor RaiA gives MDIVVKGRNVEVPDHYRVHVAEKLAKIERYDQKLIRVDVELFHERNPRQADTCQRVEITCVTRGPVIRAEACTNDFYSALDAAIAKLDTRFRRAADRRRVHRGRHAPISVAAATAGLPVADLDGPGLAALDGTGTATAVAERPDEGSYSEPDDQPWHIARAKVHPAEPMTVDDALFQMELVGHDFYLFQDKESGRPSVVYRRHAYDYGIIQLDA, from the coding sequence GTGGACATCGTGGTCAAGGGCCGTAACGTCGAAGTGCCGGACCATTACCGGGTGCACGTAGCCGAGAAGCTCGCGAAAATCGAACGCTACGACCAGAAGCTCATTCGCGTGGACGTCGAGTTGTTCCACGAGCGCAATCCACGCCAGGCGGACACCTGCCAGCGGGTGGAGATCACGTGCGTGACGCGCGGCCCGGTGATCCGGGCCGAGGCCTGCACGAACGACTTCTACAGCGCGCTCGACGCCGCCATCGCCAAGCTGGACACGCGATTCCGGCGCGCGGCGGACCGTCGCCGGGTACACCGCGGGCGGCATGCGCCGATCTCCGTGGCCGCCGCGACCGCCGGCCTGCCCGTGGCCGACCTCGACGGCCCCGGCCTGGCGGCGCTCGACGGCACCGGCACCGCCACAGCGGTCGCCGAACGGCCCGACGAGGGCAGCTACAGCGAACCCGACGACCAGCCGTGGCACATCGCCCGGGCGAAGGTCCACCCCGCCGAACCGATGACCGTCGACGACGCGCTGTTCCAGATGGAACTGGTCGGTCACGACTTCTACCTGTTCCAGGACAAGGAGTCCGGCCGCCCGAGCGTGGTCTACCGGCGGCACGCGTACGACTACGGGATCATCCAGCTCGACGCGTGA